A section of the Paramisgurnus dabryanus chromosome 4, PD_genome_1.1, whole genome shotgun sequence genome encodes:
- the LOC135736087 gene encoding uncharacterized protein: MDEDQAEQYSELREALLAKFDVSAETYRQRFRAATVPAGESPTESYNRLKNLFNRWVRPKDHTKEEIGEIGILEQLLRVLPYDACTWVKEHEPRSGLEAAKLAQRYLNAHHGGPRTQNPKGTVRTFTQSNTDAVAQRSGMEHTSTQGQHPSLGKGLICFYCQQSGHKASVCPARKAKLTGYCYVPREEDNVRDSVGNLRNCCDVTINGQTLQALVDTGSSISLIKPCYVHNVDYLMTTSVQCVHGDIKQYPQAEVTVGISDQMFLLTVAIVDNLPADMILGRDIPVIYDLLPTKNVNVYEDAIANLSCPVLTRAQAKAGLQALPDFDDSLLQGGTKGPRKSRQQRRFEKYLGTPVAESSVEGLSIDGWEIPENIVALQRGDVTLKPLFEKVECGKNDNVCNERYVVLNDVLYLQTNDVTRLIVPTCCRPLVLHLAHTVPWSGHLGQQKTHARICSRFHWPTLYTDVQTYCNTCAICQKTSIVSQRGQAPLQPLPVISGPFRRIAMDIVGPLEKSSSGNQYILVVSDYATRYPEAFPLRSITTPKVIQALVQLFSRVGIPEEILTDQGTNFTSKLMGQLNRQLGIKAIRTTPYHPQTDGLVERFNQTLKNMLRKFVNDTGKDWDKWLPFVLFAYREVPQASTGFSPFELLYGLQVQGPLDLLRKGWEGTTSGAEEKGIVQYVLEMRDRLERYREEAKENLQEAQTKQKLWYDKYARKREFLPGQKVLLLLPTSANKLLTKWQGPYTVIRRMGPVTYEIHHPDKGKTKQTYHVNLLKEWREPAGKEAPETSLMV; the protein is encoded by the coding sequence ATGGACGAGGACCAGGCGGAGCAGTACTCTGAGCTGAGGGAGGCACTTCTTGCAAAGTTTGACGTCTCAGCTGAGACGTATCGTCAACGGTTCCGGGCGGCTACAGTTCCTGCTGGTGAGTCGCCCACAGAGTCATATAACCGGCTGAAGAATCTCTTCAATCGTTGGGTGCGGCCAAAGGATCACACAAAGGAGGAGATCGGCGAGATCGGCATCCTCGAGCAGCTGCTCAGGGTTTTGCCCTATGATGCATGCACGTGGGTGAAGGAGCACGAGCCAAGATCAGGCCTGGAGGCGGCGAAGCTGGCACAAAGGTACCTGAATGCTCACCATGGTGGTCCTCGCACTCAAAACCCCAAAGGTACTGTACGCACTTTCACACAGAGTAATACTGATGCTGTGGCTCAGAGAAGTGGTATGGAGCATACGAGCACCCAGGGACAACACCCATCATTGGGGAAGGGGTTGATTTGTttctattgccagcagtcaggTCACAAAGCATCTGTGTGCCCTGCACGAAAGGCAAAATTGACTGGTTATTGTTACGTTCCAAGGGAAGAGGACAATGTACGAGACTCTGTTGGGAACCTGAGAAATTGTTGTGATGTGACTATTAATGGACAAACCTTACAGGCACTTGTGGACACTGGGAGTTCTATATCCCTAATTAAACCATGTTATGTTCATAATGTTGATTATCTGATGACAACATCTGTGCAATGTGTTCATGGGGATATTAAGCAGTATCCTCAAGCTGAAGTTACTGTGGGTATTTCTGATCAAATGTTTCTATTGACTGTTGCAATAGTTGACAATTTACCTGCTGACATGATTCTTGGTAGAGATATACCTGTCATATATGATCTGTTACCAACCAAGAATGTGAATGTTTATGAGGATGCCATTGCTAACCTGTCATGTCCTGTGTTGACTAGAGCCCAAGCTAAGGCAGGTCTCCAAGCACTGCCAGACTTTGATGATAGTCTGCTGCAGGGTGGAACCAAGGGCCCCAGAAAGTCACGCCAACAACGGCGGTTTGAAAAGTACCTGGGTACACCAGTCGCTGAATCTTCAGTGGAAGGTCTCAGTATTGATGGCTGGGAGATCCCAGAGAATATTGTTGCTTTGCAAAGGGGTGATGTAACATTAAAACCATTGTTTGAAAAGGTTGAATGTGGGAAAAATGATAATGTGTGCAATGAGAGATATGTGGTGTTGAATGATGTGTTATATTTACAAACTAATGATGTAACACGTTTGATTGTCCCCACATGTTGTCGCCCTTTGGTATTACATCTTGCACACACAGTGCCCTGGTCCGGTCACCTCGGCCAACAGAAAACACATGCACGCATCTGTTCACGTTTTCACTGGCCTACATTATACACTGATGTACAAACATACTGCAATACATGTGCCATCTGTCAGAAGACCAGTATTGTATCCCAGCGGGGTCAAGCACCCCTGCAACCTCTCCCTGTGATCTCTGGTCCTTTCAGGCGAATAGCGATGGACATCGTAGGCCCCTTGGAGAAGAGCAGCAGTGGAAATCAGTACATCTTGGTGGTCAGCGATTACGCTACAAGGTACCCAGAAGCATTCCCTCTTCGGTCTATTACCACACCGAAGGTCATCCAGGCTCTGGTACAGTTGTTTTCCAGGGTTGGTATTCCAGAGGAGATTCTCACCGACCAAGGGACGAACTTCACATCGAAGCTGATGGGTCAACTGAATCGCCAGCTAGGCATCAAAGCAATCAGAACAACCCCATATCATCCACAAACCGACGGACTGGTCGAAAGATTCAACCAGACTCTGAAGAACATGCTGAGGAAGTTTGTTAACGACACAGGTAAAGACTGGGACAAGTGGCTACCGTTTGTTCTGTTCGCTTACAGAGAGGTTCCCCAAGCGTCAACAGGATTCTCGCCCTTTGAACTCCTATACGGCTTGCAGGTGCAAGGACCCTTAGACCTTCTGAGGAAAGGATGGGAAGGCACTACAAGTGGAGCTGAGGAGAAAGGGATAGTACAGTATGTACTGGAGATGAGAGATCGGCTTGAGCGATACCGAGAGGAGGCGAAGGAGAACCTACAAGAGGCACAGACGAAGCAGAAATTATGGTACGACAAATATGCACGGAAGCGCGAGTTCCTACCTGGACAGAAGGTACTACTCCTGTTGCCGACATCGGCCAATAAGttgttgaccaagtggcaaggaCCATACACTGTGATCCGAAGAATGGGACCGGTGACCTATGAGATACACCATCCAGACAAGGGTAAGACCAAGCAGACATATCACGTCAACCTACTAAAAGAGTGGAGAGAGCCAGCCGGTAAGGAAGCACCAGAAACATCATTGATGGTATAA